A portion of the Streptomyces sp. NBC_00376 genome contains these proteins:
- the pta gene encoding phosphate acetyltransferase codes for MTRSVYVTGIDRGDGRQVVDLGVMELLTRQVDRVGVFRPLVHDGPDRLFELLRARYRLSQDPASAYGLDYHEASALQAEQGTDELVSRLVDRFHQVAQKYEVVLVLGTDFAATQLPDELALNARLANEFGASLIAVVGGKGQTAESVRAETRNAHRAYAGLGCDVVAMIVNRVAAEDRDAIAERLTATLPVPCSVLPDDAALSAPTVAQITAALGGTVLLGDDSGLARDALDFVFGGAMLPNMLNALTPGCLVVTPGDRADLVVGSLAAHSAGTPPIAGVLLTLDERPGEEILRLAARLAPGTPVVSVAGGSFPTAARLFALEGKLNAATPRKAETALGLFERHVDTGALLERISVARSGRVTPMMFEHELLEQARADRRRVVLPEGTEERVLRAADVLMRRDVCDLTLLGDPDVIRKKAADLGIDLAGTQLIDPQTAELRQTFAERYAQLRAHRGVTVELAYDVVADVNYFGTLMVQEGLADGMVSGAVHSTAATIRPAFEIIKTKAAERSSSGRAVAGDGRAKPDASIVSSVFFMCLADKVLVYGDCAVNPDPDAEQLADIAVQSAATAARFGVDPRIAMLSYSTGTSGSGADVDKVRAATDRVRASRPDLRIEGPIQYDAAVEPSVAATKLPGSEVAGQATVLIFPDLNTGNNTYKAVQRSAGAVAVGPVLQGLRKPVNDLSRGALVQDIVNTVAITAIQAQGKE; via the coding sequence GTGACGCGCAGCGTGTACGTGACCGGGATCGACCGGGGAGACGGCCGGCAGGTCGTCGATCTGGGAGTCATGGAGCTCCTGACGCGTCAGGTGGACCGGGTCGGGGTGTTCCGGCCGCTCGTCCACGACGGACCCGATCGTCTGTTCGAGCTGCTGCGGGCCCGCTACCGGCTCTCTCAGGACCCCGCATCGGCCTACGGGCTTGACTACCACGAGGCGTCCGCGCTCCAGGCGGAACAGGGCACGGACGAGCTGGTCTCCCGGCTGGTCGACCGGTTCCATCAGGTGGCCCAGAAGTACGAGGTGGTGCTGGTGCTCGGCACCGACTTCGCCGCCACCCAGCTCCCCGACGAGCTGGCCCTCAACGCCCGCCTGGCCAATGAGTTCGGCGCCTCGCTGATCGCGGTGGTCGGCGGCAAGGGACAGACCGCGGAATCGGTGCGGGCCGAGACCCGCAACGCCCACCGCGCGTACGCCGGACTGGGCTGCGACGTGGTCGCGATGATCGTGAACCGGGTGGCGGCCGAGGACCGCGACGCCATCGCGGAGCGGCTGACGGCCACGCTGCCCGTCCCCTGTTCGGTCCTGCCCGACGACGCGGCGCTCTCCGCGCCGACCGTCGCCCAGATCACCGCGGCGCTCGGCGGCACGGTCCTGCTCGGCGACGACTCCGGGCTGGCGAGGGACGCGCTGGACTTCGTCTTCGGCGGTGCGATGCTGCCGAACATGCTGAACGCGCTGACGCCGGGCTGCCTGGTGGTCACGCCCGGGGACCGGGCGGACCTGGTGGTCGGCTCGCTGGCCGCGCACAGCGCCGGGACGCCGCCCATCGCGGGGGTGCTGCTGACCCTGGACGAGCGCCCCGGCGAGGAGATACTCAGGCTGGCCGCGCGACTCGCACCGGGCACCCCGGTCGTGTCGGTGGCCGGCGGATCCTTCCCCACCGCGGCCCGGCTCTTCGCCCTGGAGGGCAAGCTGAACGCCGCGACGCCCCGCAAGGCGGAGACCGCGCTGGGCCTCTTCGAGCGCCATGTGGACACCGGCGCCCTGCTGGAGCGGATCTCGGTGGCCCGCAGCGGCCGCGTCACCCCGATGATGTTCGAGCACGAACTGCTGGAGCAGGCCCGCGCCGACCGGCGCCGGGTCGTGCTGCCGGAGGGCACCGAGGAGCGGGTGCTGCGCGCCGCCGACGTACTGATGCGCCGCGACGTCTGCGACCTCACCCTGCTCGGCGACCCCGACGTCATCCGCAAGAAGGCCGCCGACCTCGGCATCGACCTCGCCGGCACGCAGCTCATCGACCCGCAGACCGCCGAACTGCGCCAGACCTTCGCCGAGCGGTACGCCCAGCTGCGGGCCCACCGCGGGGTCACGGTGGAGCTGGCGTACGACGTCGTCGCGGACGTCAACTACTTCGGCACCTTGATGGTCCAGGAGGGGCTCGCGGACGGCATGGTCTCCGGGGCGGTGCACTCCACCGCGGCGACCATCCGTCCCGCCTTCGAGATCATCAAGACGAAGGCAGCCGAGCGAAGCTCGTCAGGCAGGGCGGTGGCGGGCGACGGGAGGGCGAAGCCGGACGCCTCGATCGTCTCCTCCGTCTTCTTCATGTGCCTCGCCGACAAGGTGCTGGTGTACGGCGACTGCGCGGTCAATCCGGACCCGGACGCGGAGCAGCTCGCCGACATCGCGGTGCAGTCGGCGGCCACCGCCGCCCGGTTCGGCGTGGACCCGCGGATCGCGATGCTGTCGTACTCGACGGGGACCTCGGGATCGGGCGCCGATGTCGACAAGGTGCGCGCGGCGACGGACCGGGTCCGCGCGAGCAGGCCGGACCTGAGGATCGAGGGCCCGATCCAGTACGACGCCGCGGTGGAGCCGAGCGTCGCCGCGACGAAGCTGCCGGGCTCCGAGGTGGCGGGCCAGGCGACGGTGCTGATCTTCCCGGACCTGAACACCGGGAACAACACCTACAAGGCCGTGCAGCGCTCGGCGGGCGCGGTGGCCGTCGGACCGGTGCTGCAGGGGCTGCGGAAGCCCGTCAACGACCTGTCCCGGGGCGCGCTCGTCCAGGACATCGTCAATACCGTGGCCATCACGGCGATCCAGGCTCAGGGCAAGGAGTGA
- a CDS encoding acetate kinase, which yields MTTPTTAGSTTAGAYRVLVLNSGSSSVKYQLLDMSDRTRLAVGLVERIGEETSRLVHTPLTGGGAERRERTGPIADHEAALKAAAEELAADGLGLDSPQLAAIGHRVVHGGLRFTEPVVIDDEVLEEIERLVPVAPLHNPANITGIRTARALRPDLPQVAVFDTAFHTTMPEYAARYAIDTETADAHRIRRYGFHGTSHAYVSRRTAELLGRTPEEVNVIVLHLGNGASASAVAGGRCVETSMGLTPLEGLVMGTRSGDIDPAVTFHLMRVAGMSADEVDALLNKKSGLVGLCGDNDMREIRRRIDEGDERAALAFDIYVHRLKKYIGAYSAVLGRVDAVAFTAGVGENSAPVREAAVAGLEELGLAVDADLNAVRSDEPRLISPDYARVAVAVVPTDEELEIAVQTFALIGQAHGMAGRAVPDAVGQARDAVGQAHN from the coding sequence ATGACCACCCCGACCACAGCGGGTTCCACCACGGCGGGCGCGTACCGCGTGCTGGTCCTCAACTCCGGCTCCTCGTCGGTGAAGTACCAGCTGCTGGACATGAGCGACCGCACCCGGCTCGCGGTGGGGCTGGTCGAGCGGATCGGCGAGGAGACCTCCCGGCTGGTGCACACCCCGCTGACCGGAGGCGGGGCCGAGCGGCGTGAGCGCACCGGCCCGATCGCCGACCACGAGGCGGCGCTGAAGGCGGCGGCGGAGGAACTGGCGGCCGACGGGCTCGGCCTGGACTCCCCGCAGCTGGCGGCGATCGGCCACCGGGTGGTGCACGGCGGACTGCGGTTCACCGAGCCCGTGGTGATCGACGACGAGGTACTGGAGGAGATCGAGCGCCTGGTCCCGGTGGCCCCGCTGCACAATCCGGCGAACATCACCGGCATCCGTACCGCTCGGGCGCTTCGGCCGGACCTTCCGCAGGTGGCGGTCTTCGACACGGCCTTCCACACGACGATGCCGGAGTACGCGGCGCGGTACGCGATCGACACGGAGACCGCCGACGCCCACCGCATCCGGCGCTACGGATTCCACGGCACCTCGCACGCGTACGTCTCCCGCAGGACCGCCGAACTGCTGGGACGCACCCCCGAGGAGGTCAATGTCATCGTGCTGCACCTGGGCAACGGCGCCTCGGCGTCGGCGGTGGCCGGTGGCCGGTGCGTGGAGACCTCGATGGGGCTGACGCCTCTGGAAGGGCTGGTGATGGGCACCCGCTCCGGGGACATCGATCCGGCCGTCACCTTCCATCTGATGCGCGTCGCGGGGATGTCGGCGGACGAGGTCGACGCACTGCTCAACAAGAAGAGCGGTCTGGTCGGCCTCTGCGGCGACAACGACATGCGGGAGATCCGGCGCCGGATCGACGAGGGCGACGAGCGTGCGGCGCTGGCCTTCGACATCTACGTGCACCGGCTGAAGAAGTACATCGGCGCCTATTCGGCGGTCCTCGGCCGGGTGGATGCCGTGGCGTTCACGGCGGGGGTAGGGGAGAACTCGGCACCGGTGCGGGAGGCTGCCGTCGCCGGTCTCGAGGAGCTCGGCCTGGCGGTGGACGCGGATCTGAACGCCGTACGGTCCGACGAGCCCCGGCTGATCTCGCCGGACTACGCGCGGGTCGCGGTCGCCGTGGTGCCGACGGACGAGGAACTGGAGATAGCCGTACAGACCTTCGCGCTCATCGGACAGGCCCACGGCATGGCCGGCCGGGCCGTCCCCGACGCCGTCGGCCAGGCCCGAGACGCGGTCGGACAAGCCCACAACTGA
- the pyk gene encoding pyruvate kinase — MRRSKIVCTLGPAVDSHEQLVALIEAGMSVARFNFSHGSHEEHQGRYDRVRKAAAETGRAIGVLADLQGPKIRLAKFAEGPVELVRGDEFTITAEDVPGDKSICGTTYKGLPGDVAKGDPILINDGNVELKVVAVEGPRVKTIVIEGGVISDHKGINLPGAAVNVPALSEKDVDDLRFALRMGCDLVALSFVRDADDVKDVHRVMDEEGRRVPVIAKVEKPQAVEHMEGVVMAFDGVMVARGDLAVEYPLEKVPMVQKRLVELCRRNAKPVIVATQMMESMITNSRPTRAEASDVANAILDGADAVMLSAESSVGAYPIETVKTMSKIVVAAEEELLSKGLQPLVPGKKPRTQGGSVARAACEIADFLNGRALVAFTKSGDTARRLSRYRAAQPILAFTTDESTRNQLALSWGVEAHVVPHVDNTDAMVDLVDGELLKLGRYNEGDTMVITAGSPPGIPGTTNMVRVHHVGGGSRD, encoded by the coding sequence ATGCGCCGTTCCAAAATCGTCTGCACACTCGGTCCCGCCGTCGACTCGCACGAGCAGCTCGTCGCTCTGATCGAGGCCGGCATGAGCGTGGCCCGCTTCAACTTCAGTCACGGCAGCCACGAGGAGCACCAGGGTCGTTACGACCGGGTCCGCAAGGCCGCCGCCGAGACCGGGCGGGCGATCGGTGTGCTCGCCGACCTCCAGGGCCCGAAGATCCGCCTGGCGAAGTTCGCCGAGGGCCCCGTCGAGCTGGTCCGCGGGGACGAGTTCACCATCACCGCCGAGGACGTCCCCGGCGACAAGTCGATCTGCGGCACGACCTACAAGGGCCTGCCGGGCGACGTCGCCAAGGGCGACCCGATCCTGATCAACGACGGCAACGTCGAGCTGAAGGTCGTTGCGGTCGAGGGCCCCCGGGTGAAGACCATCGTCATCGAGGGCGGTGTCATCTCCGACCACAAGGGCATCAACCTGCCCGGTGCGGCGGTCAACGTCCCGGCCCTGTCCGAGAAGGATGTCGACGACCTGCGGTTCGCCCTGCGGATGGGCTGCGACCTGGTGGCGCTGTCCTTCGTGCGGGACGCCGACGACGTCAAGGACGTCCACCGGGTGATGGACGAGGAGGGCCGCCGGGTCCCCGTCATCGCCAAGGTCGAGAAGCCGCAGGCCGTCGAGCACATGGAGGGCGTCGTCATGGCGTTCGACGGCGTGATGGTCGCCCGCGGTGACCTGGCCGTCGAGTACCCCCTGGAGAAGGTCCCGATGGTGCAGAAGCGCCTGGTGGAGCTCTGCCGGCGGAACGCCAAGCCGGTGATCGTCGCGACCCAGATGATGGAGTCGATGATCACCAACTCGCGGCCGACCCGCGCCGAGGCGTCCGACGTCGCCAACGCGATCCTGGACGGCGCGGACGCGGTCATGCTGTCGGCCGAGTCCAGCGTGGGCGCGTACCCGATCGAGACGGTCAAGACGATGTCGAAGATCGTCGTGGCCGCCGAGGAGGAGCTGCTCTCCAAGGGCCTGCAGCCGCTGGTCCCGGGCAAGAAGCCCCGTACCCAGGGTGGTTCGGTGGCCCGTGCGGCCTGCGAGATCGCGGACTTCCTGAACGGCCGGGCACTGGTCGCCTTCACCAAGTCCGGTGACACGGCCCGCCGGCTCTCCCGCTACCGCGCGGCGCAGCCGATCCTGGCCTTCACCACGGACGAGTCCACCCGCAACCAGCTCGCGCTGAGCTGGGGCGTCGAGGCCCACGTCGTGCCGCACGTGGACAACACGGACGCGATGGTCGACCTGGTCGACGGCGAGCTGCTGAAGCTGGGCCGCTACAACGAGGGCGACACCATGGTCATCACGGCCGGTTCGCCCCCCGGCATCCCGGGCACGACCAACATGGTCCGGGTGCACCACGTCGGCGGCGGCAGCCGCGACTGA
- a CDS encoding DUF6114 domain-containing protein, with protein sequence MSPESTGQNEHYLRVFWRRFRTWRGNRPFWAGLFTIVGGLPIAYFPYANMHLGNVTLAMSTTAGAGSLIIGILLITLGLTMWFHHIVRVFAGVAAILLALISIPVANIGGFLVGFLFALLGGALSISWAPGEPTPDSGPAGMAGEKSGAVPGTQESGPEFHSTAAVPQQQPEQYDTTVEVDGGRHRAG encoded by the coding sequence ATGAGCCCCGAGTCCACAGGGCAGAACGAGCACTACCTCCGCGTCTTCTGGCGGAGATTCCGCACCTGGCGGGGTAACCGGCCGTTCTGGGCGGGCCTGTTCACCATCGTGGGTGGTCTACCCATCGCGTATTTTCCGTACGCCAACATGCACCTCGGCAACGTCACACTGGCGATGTCCACCACTGCGGGTGCCGGTTCCCTGATCATCGGGATCCTGCTCATCACGCTGGGCCTCACCATGTGGTTCCACCACATCGTGAGGGTGTTCGCCGGAGTCGCCGCGATCCTGCTGGCGCTGATCTCGATACCCGTCGCCAACATCGGTGGCTTCCTGGTCGGCTTCCTGTTCGCCCTGCTGGGTGGAGCGCTCTCCATCTCCTGGGCCCCGGGCGAGCCGACGCCGGACTCCGGGCCGGCCGGCATGGCGGGGGAGAAGTCCGGGGCCGTCCCCGGCACGCAGGAGTCCGGACCCGAGTTCCACAGCACGGCAGCGGTGCCCCAGCAGCAGCCGGAGCAGTACGACACGACAGTTGAGGTCGACGGCGGGAGGCACCGTGCGGGGTGA
- a CDS encoding DUF6230 family protein, giving the protein MSSQVRGGTRWKRFALVMVPSVVATAAVGVGLAQGALAASFSVSGQSFKVSTDKLVGHDFVQYGSVATGMNPEGKNGAHAVAVSGFSDATITNMCQSVVTPNLPFGLGTVTLQLKAGTDPKKPVEATNLYLDVAELDADAYFENIDIGVAAGDMGKPGIQAGTEKAVNPNGFAQRAKTVTLTDVKQTAWATTAGTFKLSNLSLRLKSGDKPCY; this is encoded by the coding sequence ATGAGTTCCCAGGTTCGTGGCGGCACCAGATGGAAGCGTTTCGCTCTGGTCATGGTGCCGAGCGTCGTCGCGACCGCGGCGGTGGGTGTCGGTCTCGCGCAGGGTGCCCTCGCGGCGTCCTTCAGCGTGTCCGGCCAGAGCTTCAAGGTGAGCACCGACAAGCTCGTCGGCCATGACTTCGTCCAGTACGGCTCCGTCGCCACCGGTATGAACCCCGAGGGCAAGAACGGGGCTCACGCCGTTGCCGTGTCCGGCTTCAGCGATGCCACGATCACCAACATGTGCCAGTCGGTGGTCACTCCGAACCTGCCGTTCGGTCTGGGCACTGTCACGCTGCAGCTGAAGGCGGGCACCGACCCGAAGAAGCCGGTCGAGGCGACCAACCTGTACCTCGATGTCGCCGAGCTCGACGCCGACGCGTACTTCGAGAACATCGACATCGGTGTCGCCGCCGGTGACATGGGCAAGCCCGGCATCCAGGCCGGTACCGAGAAGGCCGTCAACCCGAACGGCTTCGCGCAGCGCGCCAAGACGGTGACGCTGACCGACGTCAAGCAGACGGCATGGGCGACCACCGCCGGCACCTTCAAGCTCAGCAACCTGAGCCTGCGGCTGAAGTCCGGCGACAAGCCTTGCTACTAG